GCTGGAGAAGCGATTATCCTAGCTAAAGGTCAAAATCACTATATAATATGTTACCACAATGATTATAAAAAGTAAACTAATAAAATCTTTTTGCAGTAATTAAATCTTTTTTAATTTGTGCAATTAATTCATCCGCACCCGAAAACTTCTTTTCCGAGCGAATTTTGCCAATAAACTCAACTTCAATTTCTTGCCCATAAATATTTTTGTCAAAATCTAAAATATGAACTTCGATTCGTCGATCGTTTCCCTTAAAAGTCGGATTGACTCCAACATTAGTAACGGCATTAAAAACTTCATTACAATAGTTAACTTTAGTAGCGTATACGCCATTCATCGGTACTACTAGTCCCTCAGTAATATTTATATTAGCAGTTGGAAAGCCAATTTGTTTACCTCTTTTATCTCCATGAGTAACTCTGCCTGTTACCTTAAAAAAACGATCTAATAAAATATTAGCTCGATCAATATTTCCTTCAGTTATTAAATTTCGAATTAAAGTACTACTAACAATATGATCATCATATAGTATCGGCGAAAATATTTCTGCTGAAAAGTCAAATTCTAACCCTAGTTTTTTTAATAACTCAGGATTTCCAGCACCTTTATAACCAAATGAGTAATTCGGCCCCACTACAATTTTTTGTGGTTGCAATAAGCTGGCAACCATTTTAACAAAATCATATGGTGTAATTTTTAAAAAATCAGTCGTAAACGGCATATTAATTAAAATATCAACACCCAAAGAAGATATTATTTTTTCTTTTTCAAATTGGCTGGTGATAACAAGTGGCGAGTTTTGTGGTGATAATATACTAAGAGGATGATTACTAAAAGTTAATACAACACTTAGTGCTTTTAACCTTTTAGCTTCAGTTATCGCCTTATTAATAATCGCTTTGTGCCCTAAATGAATACCATCAAAAGTACCTAGCGCAATTACTGTTTTGGTGTTTTTTTCTGTTAAATTAGGAATTGATGAATAAGTTTCCATAGTTCCACTCCTAAAAAGCATAAACTTAAAAATTAAATACTTTTACCGGTTTTAATAACGACTGCCCAACATTACTGCCAATGCCAATTAATTTTTCATTTTCATTATAAACAGCAATGACACTATTCTTGATAAGCTGCTCAATTTTTATAATTTGTCCATGACTAAAAGCAAGACTATGTTCTTTAGTCAGTATTACTTTTGGCATAAAATTAAGAACACTATGCACATTTTGCAATGCTTTTTGAGGATCAGCCGCAATTTCTTCTAATGTTACAGCTTCTTGTAGCGTAAACTTACCTACTCTTGTTCTAATTAAAAAAGACATTACTGCTGGTAAATTAAGCTTTGCACCAATATCCATACATAAGGTTCTAATGTATGTCCCTTTGGAGCAAGTAACATCAAATAGCAATTTTTCACC
This region of Negativicutes bacterium genomic DNA includes:
- a CDS encoding bifunctional riboflavin kinase/FAD synthetase translates to METYSSIPNLTEKNTKTVIALGTFDGIHLGHKAIINKAITEAKRLKALSVVLTFSNHPLSILSPQNSPLVITSQFEKEKIISSLGVDILINMPFTTDFLKITPYDFVKMVASLLQPQKIVVGPNYSFGYKGAGNPELLKKLGLEFDFSAEIFSPILYDDHIVSSTLIRNLITEGNIDRANILLDRFFKVTGRVTHGDKRGKQIGFPTANINITEGLVVPMNGVYATKVNYCNEVFNAVTNVGVNPTFKGNDRRIEVHILDFDKNIYGQEIEVEFIGKIRSEKKFSGADELIAQIKKDLITAKRFY